The following coding sequences lie in one Phragmites australis chromosome 8, lpPhrAust1.1, whole genome shotgun sequence genomic window:
- the LOC133927047 gene encoding probable RNA-binding protein ARP1 isoform X4, protein MEIWEFCVPRRGNLGNCWLCDRTGDKVTFRDPESARMACMDPYPVIEGRRANCNLAILGRSGPAVPFVAPIRPVIPYNGGVAVPGGMYVQSPTYQQPPYNYSQAFVYPSYGPSTYGPEYLYQQNAYGPYGGQQYVPVYGGPRTTGPAVYPYGQFGQHVPSDHAYSPSYVPSHGLPLSNQNGNAANVVRIPVVQQQFPPGAPRPQQQLLIPARAPQFPQNNISEQASG, encoded by the exons ATGGAAATTTGGGAGTTTTGTGTTCCTCGCCGAGGAAATTTGGGGAATTGTTGGCTTTGCGATAGAACTGGGGACAAG GTGACCTTCCGGGACCCAGAATCGGCAAGGATGGCTTGCATGGACCCATACCCAGTGATCGAAGGGCGGCGCGCTAATTGTAATCTCGCCATCCTGGGGCGGTCTGGTCCAGCTGTGCCTTTTG TAGCACCTATAAGGCCGGTCATCCCTTACAATGGAGGTGTGGCGGTTCCAGGGGGAATGTATGTGCAAAGCCCAACATATCAGCAGCCACCCTACAACTACTCACAGGCCTTTGTATACCCTTCTTATGG GCCATCAACATATGGACCTGAATACTTATATCAGCAG AATGCATATGGTCCATATGGTGGACAGCAGTATGTTCCAGTATATGGTGGACCCAGGACAACAGGCCCAGCAGTTTACCCATATGGGCAGTTTGGCCAACATGTACCAAGTGATCATGCTTATTCGCCTAGTTATGTACCAAGTCATGGTCTTCCACTGTCAAATCAGAATGGTAATGCTGCAAATGTTGTGCGCATACCAGTGGTTCAGCAACAATTTCCTCCAG GAGCTCCACGCCCTCAGCAACAGCTCTTGATCCCTGCTCGTGCCCCGCAATTCCCACAGAACAATATTTCTGAACAAGCATCGGGCTGA
- the LOC133927047 gene encoding uncharacterized protein LOC133927047 isoform X1, whose product MTPQRSPAGGLGGGGGGTPALHYLSGPYGDTTFTKVFVGGLAWETRSEGLRAHFEVYGDILEAVVITDRATGRSKGYGFVTFRDPESARMACMDPYPVIEGRRANCNLAILGRSGPAVPFVAPIRPVIPYNGGVAVPGGMYVQSPTYQQPPYNYSQAFVYPSYGPSTYGPEYLYQQNAYGPYGGQQYVPVYGGPRTTGPAVYPYGQFGQHVPSDHAYSPSYVPSHGLPLSNQNGNAANVVRIPVVQQQFPPGAPRPQQQLLIPARAPQFPQNNISEQASG is encoded by the exons ATGACGCCGCAGAGGTCGCCGGCGGGGGGGTTGGGAGGAGGGGGCGGGGGGACGCCGGCGCTGCACTACCTGAGTGGGCCGTACGGGGACACGACGTTCACCAAGGTCTTCGTGGGGGGGCTCGCATGGGAGACGCGCAGCGAGGGGCTGCGCGCGCACTTCGAGGTGTACGGGGACATCCTCGAGGCCGTCGTCATCACCGACCGCGCCACGGGCCGCTCCAAGGGCTATGGATTC GTGACCTTCCGGGACCCAGAATCGGCAAGGATGGCTTGCATGGACCCATACCCAGTGATCGAAGGGCGGCGCGCTAATTGTAATCTCGCCATCCTGGGGCGGTCTGGTCCAGCTGTGCCTTTTG TAGCACCTATAAGGCCGGTCATCCCTTACAATGGAGGTGTGGCGGTTCCAGGGGGAATGTATGTGCAAAGCCCAACATATCAGCAGCCACCCTACAACTACTCACAGGCCTTTGTATACCCTTCTTATGG GCCATCAACATATGGACCTGAATACTTATATCAGCAG AATGCATATGGTCCATATGGTGGACAGCAGTATGTTCCAGTATATGGTGGACCCAGGACAACAGGCCCAGCAGTTTACCCATATGGGCAGTTTGGCCAACATGTACCAAGTGATCATGCTTATTCGCCTAGTTATGTACCAAGTCATGGTCTTCCACTGTCAAATCAGAATGGTAATGCTGCAAATGTTGTGCGCATACCAGTGGTTCAGCAACAATTTCCTCCAG GAGCTCCACGCCCTCAGCAACAGCTCTTGATCCCTGCTCGTGCCCCGCAATTCCCACAGAACAATATTTCTGAACAAGCATCGGGCTGA
- the LOC133927736 gene encoding cinnamoyl-CoA reductase 1-like codes for MDDAGKTKTVCVTGAGGFIASWLVQLLLSSGDYVVHGTVRDPSDPKNAHLMALDGAGERLRLFKADVLDYASVAAAVADCDGVFHVASPVPAANPANPDVEVLAPALTGTQNVLKASQAANVRRVVVVSSVAAVIMNPKIPEGAVVDEDCWSDEDYCRTTEMWYCLSKTMAEREALAYGEKAGLDVVTVCPPWVLGPLLQPTVNTSSLRLVTYLKGETADEKTRNMVDVRDVANALLLAYETPEASGLRYICSAHAMKVSETVGVVESLHPDLKLPDCPKKFVQVEDETVVSSKRLQALGWKFRTVEETLGDTVGSYKAAGILKCACVGDLTKV; via the exons ATGGACGATGCGGGGAAGACGAAGACGGTGTGCGTGACGGGCGCCGGGGGCTTCATCGCCTCATGGCTCGTGCAGCTCCTCCTCTCCAGCGGCGACTACGTGGTGCATGGCACTGTTCGCGACCCAA GTGATCCCAAGAACGCGCACCTGATGGCGCTGGACGGAGCCGGGGAGCGGCTGCGGCTGTTCAAGGCGGATGTGCTCGACTACGCGAGCGTggcggccgccgtcgccgactgCGACGGCGTCTTCCACGTCGCCAGCCCCGTCCCGGCCGCCAACCCCGCGAACCCCGAT GTGGAGGTCCTGGCTCCGGCTCTGACGGGCACGCAGAATGTGCTCAAGGCCAGCCAAGCGGCCAACGTCCGCCGCGTCGTCGTAGTGTCGTCGGTCGCGGCGGTCATCATGAACCCCAAGATCCCCGAGGGCGCCGTCGTCGACGAGGACTGCTGGTCGGACGAGGACTACTGCAGAACCACCGAG ATGTGGTACTGCCTTTCCAAGACGATGGCCGAACGCGAGGCTCTGGCATACGGGGAGAAGGCCGGGCTGGACGTGGTCACCGTCTGTCCGCCGTGGGTTCTCGGGCCTCTGCTGCAACCCACGGTGAACACCAGCAGCCTGCGACTCGTCACGTACCTGAAAG GCGAAACCGCCGATGAGAAGACGAGGAACATGGTGGACGTCCGCGACGTCGCCAACGCTCTCCTCCTGGCGTACGAAACCCCGGAGGCGTCCGGCCTGCGGTACATCTGCAGCGCGCATGCGATGAAGGTGTCCGAGACGGTTGGCGTCGTCGAGAGCTTACACCCGGACCTGAAGCTGCCGGACTGCCCCAAGAA GTTTGTTCAGGTGGAAGACGAAACGGTGGTCAGCTCCAAGAGGCTGCAGGCGCTGGGGTGGAAGTTCAGGACGGTGGAGGAGACCCTCGGGGACACCGTTGGATCGTACAAGGCTGCTGGAATCCTCAAATGTGCGTGCGTTGGAGATTTGACAAAAGTGTAG
- the LOC133927047 gene encoding uncharacterized protein LOC133927047 isoform X3 — MTPQRSPAGGLGGGGGGTPALHYLSGPYGDTTFTKVFVGGLAWETRSEGLRAHFEVYGDILEAVVITDRATGRSKGYGFVTFRDPESARMACMDPYPVIEGRRANCNLAILGRSGPAVPFVAPIRPVIPYNGGVAVPGGMYVQSPTYQQPPYNYSQAFVYPSYGPSTYGPEYLYQQLCRMHMVHMVDSSMFQYMVDPGQQAQQFTHMGSLANMYQVIMLIRLVMYQVMVFHCQIRMVMLQMLCAYQWFSNNFLQELHALSNSS; from the exons ATGACGCCGCAGAGGTCGCCGGCGGGGGGGTTGGGAGGAGGGGGCGGGGGGACGCCGGCGCTGCACTACCTGAGTGGGCCGTACGGGGACACGACGTTCACCAAGGTCTTCGTGGGGGGGCTCGCATGGGAGACGCGCAGCGAGGGGCTGCGCGCGCACTTCGAGGTGTACGGGGACATCCTCGAGGCCGTCGTCATCACCGACCGCGCCACGGGCCGCTCCAAGGGCTATGGATTC GTGACCTTCCGGGACCCAGAATCGGCAAGGATGGCTTGCATGGACCCATACCCAGTGATCGAAGGGCGGCGCGCTAATTGTAATCTCGCCATCCTGGGGCGGTCTGGTCCAGCTGTGCCTTTTG TAGCACCTATAAGGCCGGTCATCCCTTACAATGGAGGTGTGGCGGTTCCAGGGGGAATGTATGTGCAAAGCCCAACATATCAGCAGCCACCCTACAACTACTCACAGGCCTTTGTATACCCTTCTTATGG GCCATCAACATATGGACCTGAATACTTATATCAGCAG cTTTGTAGAATGCATATGGTCCATATGGTGGACAGCAGTATGTTCCAGTATATGGTGGACCCAGGACAACAGGCCCAGCAGTTTACCCATATGGGCAGTTTGGCCAACATGTACCAAGTGATCATGCTTATTCGCCTAGTTATGTACCAAGTCATGGTCTTCCACTGTCAAATCAGAATGGTAATGCTGCAAATGTTGTGCGCATACCAGTGGTTCAGCAACAATTTCCTCCAG GAGCTCCACGCCCTCAGCAACAGCTCTTGA
- the LOC133927047 gene encoding uncharacterized protein LOC133927047 isoform X2: MTPQRSPAGGLGGGGGGTPALHYLSGPYGDTTFTKVFVGGLAWETRSEGLRAHFEVYGDILEAVVITDRATGRSKGYGFVTFRDPESARMACMDPYPVIEGRRANCNLAILGRSGPAVPFAPIRPVIPYNGGVAVPGGMYVQSPTYQQPPYNYSQAFVYPSYGPSTYGPEYLYQQNAYGPYGGQQYVPVYGGPRTTGPAVYPYGQFGQHVPSDHAYSPSYVPSHGLPLSNQNGNAANVVRIPVVQQQFPPGAPRPQQQLLIPARAPQFPQNNISEQASG, translated from the exons ATGACGCCGCAGAGGTCGCCGGCGGGGGGGTTGGGAGGAGGGGGCGGGGGGACGCCGGCGCTGCACTACCTGAGTGGGCCGTACGGGGACACGACGTTCACCAAGGTCTTCGTGGGGGGGCTCGCATGGGAGACGCGCAGCGAGGGGCTGCGCGCGCACTTCGAGGTGTACGGGGACATCCTCGAGGCCGTCGTCATCACCGACCGCGCCACGGGCCGCTCCAAGGGCTATGGATTC GTGACCTTCCGGGACCCAGAATCGGCAAGGATGGCTTGCATGGACCCATACCCAGTGATCGAAGGGCGGCGCGCTAATTGTAATCTCGCCATCCTGGGGCGGTCTGGTCCAGCTGTGCCTTTTG CACCTATAAGGCCGGTCATCCCTTACAATGGAGGTGTGGCGGTTCCAGGGGGAATGTATGTGCAAAGCCCAACATATCAGCAGCCACCCTACAACTACTCACAGGCCTTTGTATACCCTTCTTATGG GCCATCAACATATGGACCTGAATACTTATATCAGCAG AATGCATATGGTCCATATGGTGGACAGCAGTATGTTCCAGTATATGGTGGACCCAGGACAACAGGCCCAGCAGTTTACCCATATGGGCAGTTTGGCCAACATGTACCAAGTGATCATGCTTATTCGCCTAGTTATGTACCAAGTCATGGTCTTCCACTGTCAAATCAGAATGGTAATGCTGCAAATGTTGTGCGCATACCAGTGGTTCAGCAACAATTTCCTCCAG GAGCTCCACGCCCTCAGCAACAGCTCTTGATCCCTGCTCGTGCCCCGCAATTCCCACAGAACAATATTTCTGAACAAGCATCGGGCTGA